The nucleotide window GCCATGGCGGCCGATGTGGCGGCCCTGGGTTTGCCCGCCTGAACCATGCGCCGCGCCGATCGCCTGTTTCAGATCGTGCAGATGATCCGCGGGCGCCGCCTCACGACTGCGGCGTTTCTGGCCGAGCGGCTGCAGGTCTCCCAGCGCACGCTGTACCGCGACATTGCCGACTTGCAGCACCAGGGCGTGCCGATTGAAGGCGAGGCGGGCGTCGGCTACCGGCTGGGCGCAGGCTTTGACTTGCCGCCGCTGATGTTTACGCAGGACGAAGCCAAGTCGCTGGTCGCCGCACTGCGTCTGGCGCAGGCCTGGCTCGACCCCGGGCTGGCGCTGGAGGCCGAGTCGGCGCTGGGCAAGGTCTTGTCGGTGTTGCCCACCAGCGTGCGCGTAGCGGCGCAAAGTCTGGCGGTGTATGCGCCCAGCTTCGAGATCGACGCGCAGGTGCAACACAAGCTGCAGGCGCTGCGCGAAGCTGTGCAGTTGCGCCAGAAGGTGGCACTGGCGTACCGCGATGCCGATGGCGCCACCTCGCAGCGCGTGGTGCACCCGCTGGGCTGCTTTTACTGGGGCAAGGTCTGGACGCTGGGGGCCTGGTGCGAATCGCGCAAGGACTTTCGCAGCTTCCGCGTGGACCGCATTGCAGAACTGCAACGCCTGGATGCCCATTTCCCGCACGCAGCCGGACGCACGCTGGCAGATTTTTTGCGCAAGGCCGGGGCCCGGCTTCAAGACTGACAGCGCACCAATGGCTGCGGGCCCCGGTGTGCGGGCCTATGCGGGCACAAAAAAGCCCGCGCAGCAGGACTGGCGGGCTTGGCGGGAGACGCACAGAGCGCTCCCAGTGGTCAATGCAGGGTTTAGCCCTTGAGGCACTCGCTCATGAACTTCTTGCGCTCGTCGCCTTTGAGGGTTTTGGCCTTGGGGTCGGCGTTGCAGGTCTTCATCTTGCTTTGCTGGGCGGTTGCACCATCGGCCGCAGGCGCGGCTTCTTTCTTGGCGCTCAGGCATTCCTTCATGAACGCCTTGCGTTCGTCGCCCTTGAGGTCTTTGGTCTTGGCGTCTGCATTACAGGTCTTCATCTTGTTTTGTTGCGCGGTGGGGGCTTTTTCGTCGGCAGCGTGGGCGCCACCTACTGCCAATGCCAGGCCCAGAGCCATGAGGGAGATCAGTTGTTTCATCAGTCGTCCAATCAAAAAGAGGCAGCGAAGCCGCCGTTACAGAAAAACCCCAGCGGTTGAAAGCTTATAACGAAAAGATGACAGCGCGGTTGACGGTCTGTCCCCCGGGCTTTCCCGAGGGGCCCGTAAAATCGGCCCATGCTCACCGTTAAACACGAACTCCTGCAGGCGCTGGCCGCTTGCCTGGACACCCTCTCCCCCGGCGCGGGTGCCAAAGCCGCCTTTGAATCCCCCAAGGTCGCCGCCCATGGCGACCTGGCCACCACGGCCGCCATGCAACTGGCCAAGCCCCTCAAGCTCAACCCCCGCCAATTGGCCGAGCAACTGCGCGATGCCCTGTTGGCCCACCCCGCCTATGCCACCTGGGTCGACGCGGTGGAAATCGCCGGCCCTGGCTTTATCAACATCCGTCTGAAGCCCGCTGCCAAGCAGGAGATCGTGCGCGAGGTATTGGGGCAGGCCGCAGAGTTTGGCCATCAACCGTCCAACGGCCAGCGCGTGCTGGTCGAGTTTGTCTCGGCCAACCCCACCGGCCCGCTGCACGTGGGCCACGGCCGCCAGGCCGCGCTGGGCGATGCGATCTGTAATCTGCTGGAAACCCAGGGCTGGGATGTGTACCGCGAGTTCTATTACAACGACGCGGGTGTGCAGATCAACACCCTGGCCAGCAGCACCCACCTGCGCGCCCAAGGCTTCAAGCCCGGCGACGCGCAGTGGCCCAGCGGTGAGAAGGCTGCGGCCTACAACGGCGACTACATCGCCGACATTGCTGCTGACTTCCTGGCCGGCAAGACCGTCAAGTCCGACGACCGTGAGTTCACCGCCAGCGGCGACATCAACGACCTGGACGGCATGCGCCAGTTCGCCGTGGCCTACCTGCGCCACGAGCAGGATCTGGATTTGAAGGCGTTCTCGGTCCAGTTTGACAACTACTACCTGGAAAGCAGCCTCTACACCAGCGGCCGTGTGGACGACGCCGTGAAGCGCCTGCAAGCTGCTGGCAAGACCTATGAACTCGACGGCGCGCTGTGGCTCAAGTCCACCGATTACGGTGACGACAAAGACCGCGTGATGCGCAAGCAGGACGGCAGCTACACCTACTTTGTGCCCGATGTGGCGTACCACATCGCCAAATGGGAACGCGGCTTCACCAAGGTGGTGAACATCCAGGGCACCGACCACCACGGCACCATTGCGCGCGTGCGCGCCGGCCTGCAGGCGGCGGGCGTGGGCATTCCCCAGGGCTACCCCGACTATGTGCTGCACACCATGGTGCGGGTGGTCAAGGGTGGTGAAGAGGTCAAGATCAGCAAGCGCGCGGGTAGCTATGTGACGCTGCGTGATTTGATCGAGTGGACCAGCAAGGATGCGGTGCGCTTCTTCCTGCTGTCCCGCAAGCCCGACACCGAGTACACCTTTGACGTCGACCTGGCCGTGGCCAAGAACAACGACAACCCGGTCTACTACGTGCAGTACGCGCACGCACGCATCTGCTCCGTGCTGGCCACCTGGGGTGGCGATGTGGCCAGCCTCAAGGCGGTGGACCTTTCGGCTCTGCAAAGCCCGCAAGCCCAGGCCCTGATGCTGCTGCTGGCCAAGTACCCCGAGATGCTGATCGCCGCGGCGGCCGACAATGCGCCGCACGATGTGACCTTCTACCTGCGTGAACTGGCCGCCAGTTACCACAGCTACTACGACGCCGAACGCATCCTAGTGGATGACGAAGCCGTGAAGTTGGCGCGCCTGGCCCTGGTGGCCGCGACGGCGCAGGTATTGCACAATGGCTTGGCGGTGCTGGGTGTGAGTGCCCCGCAAAAGATGTGAGACCTTGGGGCTAGGCTAATTGCGCAGCAATAGCGCTGGCCCCAACCGGTGAAAAGGAAACATATGAAGTTTGAACGTGGCGGAACCATTCTGGGTTTCATTATTGGTGTGGTGGTGGGGCTGGCCGGTGCGTTGGCCGTGGCGGTTTACGTCACCAAGGTCCCTGTGCCTTTCATGAACAAGAGCCAGAGCCGGTCCAGTGACCAGGACGAGGCCGAAGCCAAGAAAAACAAGGACTGGGATCCCAACGCACCGCTGTACGGCAAGAACCCGGCCAAGACCTCTCCTGCGGTGGTGCCGACCACTCCTGCGACCGCTGCGTCTGCAGCCAAACCGGCCAAACCCGAAGCCAAGGCAGAGCCCAAAGCCGATGCCAAGCCGGACAACAAAGCAGATAGCAAGGGCGAAGTGAAGCCTGCCGTATCGGCAGACCCGCTGGGAGACCTAGCCAAATCCAAGATGGCTGCCGGCGGTGCCGAGCCGTTTGTTTATTTTGTGCAGGTCGGTGCCTTCCGTACGGCAGAAGATGCCGAGGCGCACCGGGCCAAGCTGTCGCTCAGCGGCATTGAGACCAAGATTTCCGAGCGCGAGCAATCGGGACGCATCGTGTTCCGTGTGCGCTCCGGGCCTTTCGACAAGAAGGAAGACGCGGACCGTTCCAAGGAAAAGCTGGACAAGGCCGGGCTGGAGACGGCCCTGGTCCGCGTACCCAAATAGGAAATGAACAGGCGCTAAGCCCCGGAACTTTTGCCCGGCTTGTTTGTCACACGGGCCTTATTGGAGTTGTTGCATATGAAACGTCGTGAATTTTCCCAGGCCGCCGCAGGTGCTGCCATGACCGCATCGGCCCTGTTGCCTTCTCTGGCACAGGCACAGGCCGCCAAACCCCAGCCGGGCACCGACTACATGGTGCTGGACCCACGCGCTGCGGTGGAAGCCCCGGCCGGCAAGGTCGAAGTGGTGGAGTTCTTCTGGTACAGCTGCCCGCATTGCAATGCGTTTGAGCCCACGCTAGCGGCATGGATCAAGAAGCTGCCCAAGGACGTGGCGTTCCGCCGCGTACCCGTGGCCTTCAATGACAGCTTTGCCCCGCAACAACGGCTGTACTACACGCTCGAAGCCATGGGGCTGGTCGACACGCTGCATGCCAAGGTGTTTGCTGCCATCCATGCAGAAAAAATCAACCTGACGCGCGGCGAACAGATCGCTGAATGGATTGCCAAACAAGGCGTGGACAAAGCCAAGTTCATGGAGCAGTTCAACTCGTTCACCGTGGTCAGCAAGGTCAGCCGCGCCACCCAGTTGCAAAACGCCTACAAGGTCGAGGGCGTTCCCGCCCTGGGCGTGGCGGGGCGCTTCTACACCGATGGCTCGATTGCCCGCAGCATGGAGCGTGCGCTGCTGGTCGTGGAGTCGCTGGTGGCGGATGTGCGTGCAGGGCGCTGAGAAGAATTCACAACGACTTCCGCCCATCTCGCGCGGGAAATGTAACGAAGTGTCTCGGGGCGGGGCTAGAATGGTTTTACCAGCAACCCCGGCCCAGGAGACCGCCCCATGCCACACCAGAAATTCAGGCTCGTTACCCGCAGTGATTTTGACGGTCTGGTGTGCGCCGTGCTGCTCAATGAGCTGGAACTGATCGACGACATCAAGTTCGTCCACCCCAAGGACATGCAGGATGGCAAGGTGGAGGTGTCCGACCGCGACATCACCACCAACCTGCCGTATGTGCCCGGCGTGCATCTGGCGTTTGACCACCACGCGTCCGAAGCGGTGCGCAATACCGGCGAGCGCCCCAACCACATCATCCACCCCGACGTAGCGTCTGCTGCACGCGTGGTGTTTGACCACTACGGCGGTGCTGCGGCTTTCCCTGCGTCTTTCCACGACATGATGGATGCTGTGGATAAGGGTGATTCGGCCCAGTTCAGCCGTGAAGAAATCCTGGAGCCCACCGACTGGGTGCTGCTCAATTTCCTGATGGATTCACGCACCGGTTTGGGCCGCTTCCGCGAGTTCCGCGTCAGCAACTACCAGTTGATGATGGACCTCATCCAATACTGCCACGACCACACCATTGACGAGATCCTGCAGCTGCCCGATGTGATCGAGCGGGTTGACCTGTATTTCGACCACACTGCGCGGGCGCGGGACCAGATTGAACGCTGTTCCACCGTACACGGCAATCTGCTGGTGCTGGACCTGCGTAACGAGGAAACCATTTTTGCGGTGAACCGTTTCATGGTTTACGCGATGTTTCCCGAGACCAATATCTCCATCCACGTGTTGTGGGGCGTGCAGAAACAGAACACCGTGTTTGCGACCGGCAAGTCCATCACCAACCGCAGCTCCAAGACCCGCATTGGTGACCTGATGCTGACCTACGGCGGCGGTGGCCACGACAACGCGGGCACCTGCCAGGTGGACAACGACCGCGCGGCCGGCGTGTTGCAAGAGCTAATCACCAAAATCAACGCCGACGGCTGATCGAGGCTCGCGCCACCTCTCTGGCGGAGCGCCACCTCCCAAATGGGCGGCCCAACGCGGCCGTGCCTTATTTCACTGCTGGGGCTGGAACCTGCGATGCGCTCGGTACAATGGCCGAAGCGTTTTTCGAGCAAGTTTCGTGCCTTTATGAAAATCCCCTATTTTTCCCTGTTGATGGTGGCTGCCTTTGCGGGCTCTGCCGGCCCGGCGCTGGCCGAAAAAGCCGACCGTGATAAACCCATGAACATCGAGGCCGATGCGCTGCGTTACGACGATGTGAAGCAGGTCAGCGTCTTTACCGGTCGCGTGGTTCTGACCAAAGGCACCATCGTGATCCGCGGGGCCCAGGTCGAGGTGCGCCAAGACCCGGATGGTTACCAGTTTGGCCTGGTCACCGGTTCCACGGCCACGCCCGCCTTTTTTAGGCAAAAACGCGAAGCACTGGACGAATTCATTGAAGGCGAAGGCGAAACCATCGAATACGACGGTAAGGCGGACACCGTCAAGTTCGCCAAAAAAGCCCAACTGCGGCGTTTTCGCGGCAGCGCGCTGGGAGATGAAATTACGGGCGGCGTCATCGTCTACAACAACCTGACCGACATGTTTACCGTGGATGGCAACGCCAACAAAGGCGTGGCAGGTGCACCCGGCGGCCGTGTGCGCGCCATGCTGACCCCCAAGCCCGAGAGTGGCGCTGCGGCATCACCTGCGCCTGCCGGGCCGGCGCCTGTATTGCGCTCCACCACCACGCTGGGCGGAGCGACCCAGTGAGCGCCCCACCCGATGCAGATGCGGCGATAGATACAGCCGCCGATACCGGCACGGGTCGGCTGGAGGCGCGCCACCTGCAAAAGTCATATGGCAAGCGCCAGGTCGTCAAGGACGTGTCGCTGGCGGTGCGTACCGGTGAGGTCGTGGGCCTGCTGGGCCCGAATGGTGCGGGCAAGACCACTTCGTTTTACATGATCGTGGGCCTGCTGCGGGCCAGCGCCGGTGACATCACCATCGATGGCCATTCCATCGAACACATGCCCATCCACCGCCGTGCGCGCCTGGGGCTGGGTTACCTGCCGCAAGAGGCTTCGATATTCCGCAAGCTCAATGTCGAAGACAACGTGCGTGCCGTGCTGGAACTGCAGCGTGACGATGCGGGCGAGCCGCTGAAAAGCGCAGAGATCGAATCGCGACTGACGTCATTGCTGCAGGAGCTGCGTGTGGAGCATCTGCGCGAGTCGCCTGCGCTGGCCCTGTCCGGCGGCGAGCGCCGCCGTGTGGAAATTGCCCGCGCGCTGGCCACGCGGCCGCGCTTTATCCTGCTGGACGAACCGTTTGCCGGTATCGACCCGATTGCGGTGATCGAGATCCAGCGCATCATCAACTTCCTCAAGGCCCGCGGCATTGGTGTGTTGATCACCGACCACAACGTGCGCGAAACCCTGGGTATCTGCGACCACGCCTACATCATCAGCGATGGCCACGTGCTGGCGCAGGGCACGCCTTCCGAGATCGTGAACAACGCCGATGTGCGTCGCGTGTATCTGGGCGAACACTTCAAAATGTGATGAAACAGGGGCTGTCCCTACGCGTCTCGCAACACCTGGCGCTCACTCCTCAACTCCAGCAATCCATCCGGTTGCTGCAGTTGTCCACGCTCGAATTGAGCCAGGAAGTGGAGCAGATGCTCGACGAAAACCCGTTTCTCGAACTTTCGGAAGAGCGCGCGGAACGTGAGGAGTTTGGCCTCGGTCAGGCCGACACGCCGGTCAGTGAAGGCGATCGGGAGATGGAATTTGCTCCTAATTCAATAGCTGATTACGCAACATCCACCGGGTCTGAGACCAAAAACGACGATGAAGCCACGCCCCTGTCGGCTGACGACGGGCCGAACTGGGAAGGCGATGGTACGACCGAAACGGCGCACGACGATGGTGAATGGGGCGTGGACGCCAAGGCCCGTACCAACAACCTGGGCGATGGTGAAGACAAGGACGCCACCGAGCTGGCACGTACGCAGGAAAGCCTGCAGGCCCATCTGCACCGCCAGGCGCTGGCGCTGCGCCTAGGTACGGCCGATAGTGCGGCTCTGCGTTTCCTGATCGAGTCGCTCAACGACGACGGTTATCTGGAAGACCCGCTGGAAGATCTGGCGCGCGGGCTGGCCGGCACGGAGGACGAAGAACAGGTCGAAGACCTGGTGCACCACTTCACCGTGGCCCTGGGCCTGCTGCACAGCCTGGAGCCCGTGGGCGTGGGCGCACGCAACCTTGGCGAATGCCTGCGCTTGCAACTCCAGGCCCTGCTGACGAACGCGTCTCTGGACGCTCCACGCCGCGAGCTGCTGCAGGTGAGTTTGCGCATCTGTGGTCAACCCATGGACCTGCTGGCGCGGCGCGACATCAAGCGGCTGGTGCAGCTGTGCGGCAGCAGCGATGCGCTGACACGTGAAGCGATTGCGCTGATCGCGCGGCTGGAGCCCAAGCCCGGGCGCCGTTTTGTGGATGTGGAGCGCAACATCGTGGTGCCCGACGTGCTGGTCATGCAGGTCGGCAAAACCAACGGCGGCATGACACCCAAGTTCCGCGTGCAGCTGAACCCCGACGTGATGCCGCGCCTCAAGGTGCATGACATTTACGCCAATGTGCTGCGCAACCACCGCGGCGGCAAGGACAGCGCCAGCCACGCCGCCTTGCAGCAACGCTTGCAGGAGGCGCGTTGGTTTATCAAGAACATCCAGCAGCGTTTTGACACCATCCTGCGCGTCAGCACCGCCATTGTGGAGCGGCAAAAAAGCTTTTTCACCCACGGCGAACTCGCCATGCGCCCGCTGGTGCTGCGCGAGATCGCGGATGAGCTGGGCCTGCACGAGTCCACCATCAGCCGCGTGACCACGGCCAAATACATGGCCACACCGTTTGGCACGTTTGAACTCAAGTATTTCTTTGGTTCCGGCCTGGGTACCGAATCCGGTGGCAATGCGTCCAGCACCGCAGTGCGTGCGCTGATCAAGCAGTTCATCGCGTCCGAGAGCACCAAGAAGCCCTTGAGTGACAACCAGATTTCCGAGATGCTCAAGGAGCAGGGCATTGAATGTGCCCGCCGCACCGTGGCCAAATACCGCGAGGGGCTGAAGATCGCCCCCGCCTCTTTACGTAAGGCACTCTGATGCAACTCCAACTCTTTTTACCTTGCGCCGCTGGTGTCGAGGAGCTGTTGGCCGCCGAGGTGCACGCCGCCACCGGCCTGATGGGCGAAGACCTGCTGACACGCCGTGGTGGTGTGCTGGCGCGCGGCTCCTGGCGCGACGCGATGCTGCTCAATCTGCACAGCCGCCTGGCGCAGCGTGTGCTGGTGCAGCTCTCCTATACCGAGTACCGCAACGAACAAGACCTGTACCGCGCTGCCAGTGAGGTGGCGTGGGAAATCTGGTTCACACCCAAGCAAAGTATCAAGGTCGAAGTCACGTCGCAGCACAGCCCGCTGACCAGCCTGAACTTCGCCGCGCTCAAGATCAAGGACGCCGTGTGCGACCGCTTCCGTGACAAGGCCAACGGCGTGCGTCCGGATGTGAACACCCAATGGCCCGATGTGCGCATCTACGCCCACCTGACCACGGACAGTTGTTCGCTGTACATCGACACCTCGGGCGAACCGTTGTTCAAGCGCGGCTGGCGCGAGGACAAGGGCGATGCGCCGCTGAAGGAAACCCTGGCTGCCGCGATGATTGCCGCAAGCGGTTGGGCCGATGGCGACGACGATCTGCTGCCGCTGTACGACCCTTGCTGCGGCAGCGGCACGATTGCGATTGAAGCGGCGCAGATCGCCTGCAACATCGCGCCCGGATCGCTGCGCCGGTTTGCCTTCGAGAAGTTTGTGCCGTTTCAGCCGCATGTCTGGGCTGCTATCAAAGCCGAAGCTGCCGCCGCCGTGGTGAAACCGGAGCCGGGTCAGAAACCTTTGATTTACGGTAGCGATGTATCGCACCGGATGGTGGACTTTGCGCAGCGCAACGCCGAGCGCGCGGGCGTGGCGGATGTTGTCGAGTTCCGTGGTGGCGACGCACTGCAGCGTATGCCCCCCATTGAAGGTGGCGGCGTGATGGTATTGAACCCACCGTACGGCGAGCGTATTGACGTCGGTGGCGTGGCAGGCGTTGCACACGAGGCTCGTTTTGGCGCGCGCGAAGCAGCAGTCACGGAGGACGGTGGCGAGTTCTTCAGCCAGTTGGCCAGCCACTGGAAGAAGAACTACGCCGGTTGGACCGCCTGGATGCTCACGCCCGACCTGAAACTGCCTGGCAAGATGCGTCTCAAGGAGTCGCGCCGCGTGCCGATGTGGAACGGCCCGATTGAGTGCCGCCTGTTCAAGTTCAGCATGGTGGCGGGCAAGATGGCTCCCAAGGGCGACGTAGCCAAGTCGTGATCGTCCTCGATACCAATATCGTCCTGGACCTGTTTGTCTTTGAAGACCCGGCGACGAAGTCGCTGCTGACCGCTTTGCAGCAGGGCACGCTGCGCTGGATCGCGACACCGCCGATGCGTGTGGAGCTGGAGCGGGTATTGGCTTATCCGCAGATTGTCAAAAGCCTGGCGCACCACCAACGGACTGCCGCCCAGGTGCTGGCGCATTTCGACAGCATGGCCGTGTTGCAAGACATCGCGCCCAAAGCCAGCGTGACCTGCAAAGACGCGGATGACCAGAAATTCATTGACCTAGCGGTCACTCACCACGCCATGCTGCTGAGCAAGGACAATGCCGTTCTTTGTATGCAAAAAAGGCTTGTGGCCCTTGGTGTGTGTGCGCAAGCAGCTATTAATTAGATAGCAAATTCAGCGTCAGTCGGCTTGTATCCGGTTGCGCCCCACGGCCTTGGCGTGGCAAAGCGCAGCGTCATTGCTCGCGAGCATGGCATCCAACGGAAATCCAATTCCGGTGACGCTATAGCCCCAAATCGAAGTTGGTCGTCAGGCTCAGGCCGGCAGCATGGACGGCTTCATGCCGTCACCATCTGAACCTGGTGCGAGACGGAATACCGCCATGACTTCCACCAGCGAATGCGCCTGCGAGCGCAGGCTGCTGGCGGCAGCGGCCATTTGTTCGACCAATGCGGCGTTTTGTTGGGTCGCCTGGTCCATCTGGGTGACGGCATGGCCCACTTGTGTCACGCCAGAGGCCTGCTCTCCACTGGCCGCGCTGATCTCGCCCACGATGTCGGTCACGCGGCGTATGGCGCCCACGATGTCCGTCATGGTGGTGCCCGCCTTGTCCACCAGCGCGGAGCCCTGGGATACGCGGGTCACACTGGTGTCGATCAAGGTTTTGATTTCCTTGGCCGCCGCTGCACTGCGGCCAGCCAGCGCACGCACCTCTGATGCGACCACCGCAAAACCGCGTCCCTGCTCACCGGCGCGGGCGGCCTCCACGGCGGCATTCAGCGCCAGGATGTTGGTCTGGAACGCGATGCCGTCAATGACGCTGATGATGTCTGCAATTTTTCGGGACGCGTCATTGATGCCCTTCATGGTCTCCACCACCTGGCTGACCACCTCGCCGCCCATCACGGCCACGCTGGACGCTGTCATTGCCAACTGGTTCGCCTGGGCCGCGTTGTCGGCGTTGTGGCGCACGGTGCCACTGAGCTCATCCATGGACGCAGCGGTTTCCTGCAGCGCACTGGCCTGTTGTTCGGTGCGGGATGAGAGGTCGTGGTTGCCCTGGGCAATCTCGGCGCTGGCGGTGGACACGCCCTGTGCACTGGTGCGCACCCCACCCACCATGCGGGCCAGGTTGTTGCGCATCTCCAGCAGGGCACGCATCATGTCGGCGGCTTCGTCCTTGCCTTGGGCCTGGATGTGAATGGACAAATCGCCCTGACTAATGGCCTGTGCAGACAACACGGCTTGCTGAATCGGCTGCGTGATGGAGCGGGTGGACAACACGGCAAGTACCAGGCCAATGGCGGCAGACAAGCCTGCACCTACGCCCAGAATCCACTGCCCGCTGTCAGCCACGGCTTCGGTCTGCTCCACACTGGCCTCGAGCTGGGCCTGCATGTGTTCTATCAGACGGTCCAGTGACTTGAGGTAGTTGTCCGCCAGCGGCAGCATGGTGGTATTGAGCGCTGCCGTCACATCTTCCCCCGCGAGCTTCTTTTTCATCAGATCGCCACGGGGTACCCGGTATAACTCCCGCTGTTTGCCAATGTCTGCAAACAGGGCTTGCCCTGCGCTGTCGGTAATCAGGGGTTCCAGTTCTTTCTGGGATTCACTGATGAGCTTGGAGGTGTTATCCATGTCTTTTTGCAAGGCACCGATATAGGCCGGGTCCACCGCCTGCAGGGCTGCGGAAGTACGCACCCAATTCAGCTTGATATTGCTCACCCAAGTCTGTGTGAGTTGGGCCCGCTGCACTTCGGTAAAAGCCAGGTGGTTGGCTGCGGTTTTGAGTGAACCCAAACGCCATATGCCCGTGACCGCCATCAGCGCGGTGATCAGCAGCACCAGACCGAACGCAAGACCCAAACGCGCACCAATACGCAAGTTGCTACCTGTCATGAAGTTGCTCCTCTTATGGCTGTGTACCAGTAGGTCACTGTACTCTGCGTCCGTATCGGCGCAAGTAGCGGGAAACACCTATAAAGCGGCCCGCAATCCCCCCTCAAGAGGGTGGAGGCGTCTGCGCCACCATGGCTGCATAAGTACTGCGCAAATGGTTGCGCAAAATCTTGCCCTCGGGGTTGCGCGGAATGTCCTCCAGTCCCGCGAAGGCCGCGGGGATCTGCTGGAGCTCCAGGCGCGCAGCCAGAAAAGCCTGCATGCCATCCAGCGCAATCGGACGCCTGAGTACCAGAAAAGCCACCGCAATCTCTCCCGCCATCGCGTCGGGCACACCGATCACAGCGGCGTCCGCCACATCAGGGTGCGCGGCCAGCGCCTGCTCCACTTCCTGGGGCTGGATCTTGATGCCACCGAAGTTGATGGCGTCGTCGGCACGCCCTTGCAGCGAGATGCGACCCTGTGCGTCTAGCGATCCCCTATCGCTGCTGACAAACCAGCCATCATGAAAACCCTCCACCGAATCGGGATTCCCCGTCGCGTAGCGCGTGGGGATCCACGCTGCCCGAAATCGGAGCCGGCCTGTCTCGCCGATGGGCAGCGGCTCGCCAGCGCTGTCTATCGCCTGGCACTCCATGCCTGGCACCGAGCGCAACGAAGACTCCGGAGTGTCTTCAGGTCCCAAGTACCCCATGGTGCCAAGTTCTGTGGTGCCATAGCTCATATGGAAGTTTTTGGTCAACGTATCGCGCACGGCACGGATTTCATGGGGCCCAATAAAGGCGCCGGCCGTTCCGACCTTGAAGGGGGGCAGTTGCTCCCAGTTCAGCGGCATAGGACTGTTCAGTAGTCTGCGCAATTGCCACGGCGATGAGCCTACGTAGGTGACCCCAAGGTGCGTAACCAAACCAGCCAGATCATGCCGAGTTTCCGGAAAGGGCGCATTGACATAGGTCGCACCGAAAATCAGCGCACGTACCAGCCCCCTCACGCCTACCTTGAAGGGCCAGCACAGTGCAGAAACCATCACGTCATCGGCATTCCACTGGAATTGCTGCGCTGTAACCAGCCACCGGGCTGTGTACTCCTCCCCGGTAAAACAGATTGTCTTGGGATTGCCGGTTGTGCCCGAAGTGAATTCGTAAAGGAAAGGCAGCGAAGGTATTTCGCCACAAGGCGAAATACTGTTGGCCCATTGATCCCGCTGTTCTTCGCACTCTGCCGGATTCAGCAGCCGTGCACGGCTGGTCTCAGGCAGGGGTTCCGATACGAGCCATTGCGCATTGAACTGATCGGCCAGTTGCCCTCGGCGAAGCAGCGTGACTTCCGGATACAGGGGGAGAACTGTCGCTCCCAGGTAGGCGATGGCGTAAAACAGTTCCACTTGGCGTGGGTAATCAGCCCCTGTCTTTGCCAACCCTAAAGCGACGGTGTCACCTTGGCGCACACCCATGTGGTGCAACCAGGATGCGCGGGCACGCACACCGCGCAATAATTCGGCGTAGCTTACACGCACTGTTTCGCCCAGAAGCGCCGGGACATCCGGCTTGATATGCGCCCAATGGACAAGCCGTGTAATCGGGCTCCGCATTCAGGCCACCAGCGCCAGTGGCATATTGGACTGGAGCAAAAAGCTCTCCGCTGCGGCCA belongs to Rhodoferax saidenbachensis and includes:
- a CDS encoding class I adenylate-forming enzyme family protein, coding for MRSPITRLVHWAHIKPDVPALLGETVRVSYAELLRGVRARASWLHHMGVRQGDTVALGLAKTGADYPRQVELFYAIAYLGATVLPLYPEVTLLRRGQLADQFNAQWLVSEPLPETSRARLLNPAECEEQRDQWANSISPCGEIPSLPFLYEFTSGTTGNPKTICFTGEEYTARWLVTAQQFQWNADDVMVSALCWPFKVGVRGLVRALIFGATYVNAPFPETRHDLAGLVTHLGVTYVGSSPWQLRRLLNSPMPLNWEQLPPFKVGTAGAFIGPHEIRAVRDTLTKNFHMSYGTTELGTMGYLGPEDTPESSLRSVPGMECQAIDSAGEPLPIGETGRLRFRAAWIPTRYATGNPDSVEGFHDGWFVSSDRGSLDAQGRISLQGRADDAINFGGIKIQPQEVEQALAAHPDVADAAVIGVPDAMAGEIAVAFLVLRRPIALDGMQAFLAARLELQQIPAAFAGLEDIPRNPEGKILRNHLRSTYAAMVAQTPPPS